Part of the Nicotiana sylvestris chromosome 2, ASM39365v2, whole genome shotgun sequence genome, acaacaacaacaacaactacctaGTAAAATTCCACATactggggtctggggagggtaatgtgtacgtagaccttacccctgccccgATAGGGACAAAGAggctgttttcgatagaccctcggctcagaaatacgaaaataaagtaaaaaaaataaataagaggagagaattcattagtaactccaaTAGAAACCGTAATAGTAACATAAACATAAAAATCGAAAGatgaatgacatgcaataacagtaaccaTAATCTAAGGCCCGGGGCTAAGACAAACAACAAGAATAGTGTGGGTCCAACATAAACTGCAAGCCATCTAAGACCAACCCTAAACATTGTACTCTTTATATCTAATACTTTTGGAATATAATAAATATTTTGTGTGATACTTCTTCATGCTACTCTTGTCTTTTACCTCTCCTTCCCATATACCGTTTCAACCAAACGATGTAAAGAGTTCATTCCCCTGAATGTCTACTTTCCAGGGCATTCTCTGATCCATTTACATTTTCCTCTGACCAGAGTGTACGTTTTGTCTGTACGCATAAATGTCTCATTATAGGGCAACGCTATTTCTAGTGTGTCGGTTTAGGTGCCTTCTTCTATTTGTGCATGGTAGTAAGGTAAGAGTTAGAATTTTATTGCATTTAAGTGCTGATATAAAACAGGAATATGTTGTAATGTTTTATGATATTCACCATTATTTTACATGCTCATCATGCAAAGCTTTCTGCAGTTGGTCCATCCTGCTTTCATTTCACAGTTGGGGCATCTACGTGATAAATCGCTTGAAGCATTTAAGACTCAGCTGGAACAATCATTACGCAGAGGAGAAGCATTTGCTGCATCTGTTCGTAAATGTGCCGACTCTACTATAATTGAATTTGATAAAGGATGTTCAGGTACTTCTACATCAGATTTGAAATGCTAAGTCTCCGATTTTGCCAATTTCAACTTCTTTCTATTCAATTCAaccttaaaagaaaaaaaaagatgtgtGAAGTATGAAGAAGGTCAAACATAGAAACCAACCATGTTCTGAATGACAAAGCACCTTACTGACTTTGGTGCTTTTTCCTTAGCCAGTCTTTATCTAATTGATGCTTCACCATGTAAATTTTGTTCTTTACTGAATGGCTGTTTAGCTCGCATAGAGTCAGTTTCAAGATGTTGGGGTGTTAGTGAGATAGTTCCCCCAGTTACTCCTCATTTCTTTCCCCCATTCAGTAATCCTTGCCTATCCAGTAGAATGGAAAACTCTTTTAACCTTTTCTGTGAGCTACACTTCATCAAAGGGTATTTAAAGAAAGAGGTAAGAGAGGATAGCTCAGTATCTTTATGCCGGACGAGACTTAAAATCCATAATGCATTATGAAAAGAGAGAAAGATCTTGTTGAATTTGGTGGTTAGAAACATATAAGAAGGTTGTTAAGTAGGGAGTTTTAAGCTAAACGAGATTTAAAAAAATCATAATTCTTAAGATTCCTAACTTTTTTGCGTGATTATTAATAACATTCTGCTCCGTATTCTTATCGCTTATAGCAATATTAGTCATTAAATATATTTTACATGATATTCTAATGATTCCCCTAATTTCGACATTTTTCCTCAAACTCAAGGTAGTGAAGCAGCTCGTGTCTTCTGATTTGATATTAAGAAACACAAACAACAAGAGGAATAATGAACAGTCGCCAATAATGCCAAAATGGTGAACAATCACTGTGAGCGAAAGGGTTATGGAAATTTTTTATCAAGGGAGGTTGCTAGTCTCCATGCTGAAAGTATGTGCTTCTTGCAGcaacacagaaagaaatatatTCTCTATCATAAAAAAGAAATAGAGTTATGCAAAACCGTAGGACGTCATTGGTGTAGCTTGAATTGGCGGATGAAGAGTGACTGTAAAAGTTACTGGTTAAGTTGCCCCATGATTAGACGAGATAGTGCCTTATTATTTAAAAAGAAATGATTAGTCAAGATAGTGGCAGAAAGAGGCGTTGAGGCTGGAAAGAGATGTGAGCTGCTGGAATGGTCATTCAAAGAGGCAGGGTGCTGTCAGAACAATCATCAGGAAAGGAGCCGACAGTAAAGATAGAAAACAATGAAAACTTTTGTCGCAAGACGACATAAGTCCCTCCACCGTTGGGCGAAAACTACTTAAGTTTCTAGTAAAATCGTAGAGGCTCTAATACCATGTAAAAAGAGTATAGAAGAGAGAAAATTTTCATCGAATCCAGTGGTAAATTAAATACAAATGGCTCCTTACATAGGATTTCAGATTTacgtaaaaagaaaaaaaaaatctattcTTAGGATTCCCAAGTGTAATGACATAATTATGAACTATATACACGATGCTCATGATGATTCTTATAACATTCAGGGAAAATATAATCATTTAAAATATTCTATGCAATTTTTTAATGACTCGAGTATCTATGGACATTTTTTTGTTATAATTTCCCCTGGGATAGTGATACTAGTTATATGGTTTACTTGATCTTTTAGACTCAGTTTTTAGTTTTTAAGCTAATAGATCCGTGTGATTCCAAGGTATGGTGAAGTATGGTCAATTATGTATGAGATACTAACACTTCTTCCTGTTGCTGGTATTTGTGTAGCGTCTAGTGAAGTAGTTACTATGATTAAGCACATCACTAGTGCCTTCCCCTGGAAGGGGTTAATAAAGCTTGGCTTGTTTATGTGCAATGTGGTTAAAAGTTGGACAAGCGATTTAGGTACTTTAGAAAGTGGTTGCTCACATGGTTCCTTCTTTTTCTGGGGTGGACCGgtgttttgggggggggggtaggtGAGGGTTGGGGCAGGAAGAATTGGATGGCTCTGTTTACGTTATGATTTTCAGAGACTGAATAACGTATACTTTTTTGGCTTTTGTGTGAGTTCTTAAGAATCAATTAAAATGGAATTATATATTTTGTGGGCTTATGTGTAACTCTtaaagatctttttttttttttggttttctaaATATTCTATTACATGGGGAAAGTGGAAACGACGGCGAAGGAAACAATGAAAATTGAATATTGTGTGGAAAACTCACACCGATACCGCTAGACTATAATAGCTTGTTTTGCCAAGCTCTCATGGAGCCGAAAACACTTCTCTTGGGCCAAAAGCACCTTTTTTGCATATTTGAAGTTGGCCAGAAACAAAAAAGTGCTTTTGTGCAGGAGTAGAAGCATCTTTTTTGCTGTTAGGGAGAAGAAGCTACAGAAGCAGCAGAAGCATAAGATTATTTTTCCCAAGACAAAATTATACCTGCCAAAAGTTTATATTTACCAAGCTACCTCTCATTAATTTAACCGATATATTTCTCAACTACAAATACAAATCTTTTCTCCCCTTTCCTTTTTGTGTTTTACTATATTTGTATTGATTTAAAAccttaatatatattttttattttatgttttaaattttaactaaataaaaattaaaacttaactaaattctttaataaaaaatatttaaattcatTTATCTAGTTAAATAATACTAGTTGCGAATGAACCTTAATACCATTTTTTTTCGTAATTTAATACTCAAAAGTACTTTCTCGAAAGATTGGCCAAACCCAATCTTTTTATCAAATACTGAAAAAAGCTCTTTTCAAATGAATTGACCAAACACAAATTGTTTCTCTAAAAACACTTCTCTGAAAAGCTATTTTGATAAAAACACTTCCAAAATAAGCAGttttttagaagcttggccaagtAGGCTCGAAGTATTGGTGGTAATTGAGATGGAAGTTTATCCCCATCATTTTGCTCCCTTAACTTGAGATTCTTTCTTACCAATTTCAGATGCCGCCGTAAGACATGCTAATTGGGATGCTTCAAAAGTTCGTGACAAACTTCATCGTGATATTGAGGCCCATGCATCCTCTGTTCGTAATGATAAGTTGTCCAATCTGAAGGCTACTTATGAGGTAAGTTTCCTAGTGCAGAAAATCCACTGTTGGTGCTTGGCGAAAATTTCATTAGTTGTCGATTTTGTTTATTTTGGTTCCTTTTATTACTTCTTCAATAAATCAATAATTTTAGAGGACGCATGTCTTAGCCAGATTTTATTTGACAGAAACAAATCACAGCTGCACTTGCTGAACCCATAGAATCCCTTTTTGAGGTTGGGGGGAGTGACACATGGGCTTCAATAAGAAAGCTTCTAAAACGCGAGACTGATGTGGCCATATCGTGCTTCTCCCCAGCTCTTTCCGGCTTTGAGTTGGACCAGGATACATTTGACAGAATGATGCAAAATCTGAAGGACTACGCTAGAAGTGTTGTAGAGAAGAAAGCAAGAGAAGAAGCTGGAAAAGTTTTGATGCGAATGAAGGATAGGTAGACGAAATCTACTCTTTTTTGTTTTGATCTTCTGTTGTCTTAACCTTTAAGTTACTGACAGCTTCGGACTTTAGGTTTAATACTGTGTTCAGCCATGATAGTGACTCAATGCCAAGGCTTTGGACAGGGAAGGAGGACATTAAATCAATAACAAAGGAGTCCCGCTCTGAGGTATTTGCAAGGATTTGATTTTTCTCCGCTTCTTCTTGAACTGTTTGACTTTGTGTTTGCTGTTCCCAAAACAAGGAGTTTCTTATCATTTCTTTCTTCTATCTGGAGCAGTCTCTGAAGCTTTTATCCGTAGTGGCTGCCATACGGTTGGATGAAAAACCAGACAGAATAGAAAGCATACTTTTTTCTAGACTCTTGGAAGGGACATTTTCAATTCGGGATAGGGATCGTGGAGATTCTGGTGATCCTCTTGCCTCAAGCTCATGGGAAGAGGTCCAATGAACTCACGTTAGCAGTTGTATCTTTTTGGCTTTCACCAATAAATTTCTCACTACAGTAAAATGTTTATTAGGTTTCACGAGAGAACACATTGCTCACACCAGTGCAGTGCAAATCGTTGTGGAGGCAATTCATGGCAGAAACAGAGTATACTGTTACTCAAGCTATTTCAGCACAGGTAAAGAATATATATTGCTTTTGGCTGTCCTACCTGTTTTTTGCTTTAAAATTCTTGCCCCGTGTCTTGCTCTGCTCTTGGGTCCACCAGTTCCTTCTTTCAGTACTCACCGACTGGAAAAAAGCACCAATGTTCTTATCTCGGGAAACTCTGAATTTTTCTTCTATATTTGGCTTTGGTTCTTCTCTCCCATACTTCCAGTGCCATCCAGTGTCTGTGCGTATATCTACTACACGTCATTTTGATTGAATCAAATTGACTATGATTTAGCTGGTGCAGCAGAGGTTTCTCTTCTATTGCAAAAATCTACTGCACTCTCAAATGCAAAAATCTATTGCACTCTCAATGCTCCCAGCATACTTGGTCCCTGCCAAATACAAAGACTAAAAAAGCAAGAGCAGAGGCCCGCCCTTGCTCGCACTCTTGCTGCTCTCTCTTCTACTGAAACAAAAGTACCTAATGCTAACAGTTTGGTACACAGTGGCACCCATAAGCTATCATTGATTGTTTCCCAATTGGAGAGTTAATTTCATCTGGCAAAAGGATTTTCCCTTTTTAATAAAATTTTAGCTTTTGCAATATGATGTGGGTGGAGACACAATGACAGCAGCAAAGTGGAAGAAAAATAAACAGTCtcagattttttttttgagaGGTTGGGAGAGTGGGTGGCAAGTCAAGATTCAAATAATGGGGCCCAACATCCAAGCCTCGTTTTTAAGCTTGCTAGTCTTCGTTGGATCGTCCACATAGAATCCTTCAATTTTCCTCGTGGATTAATACAGTATTAACAATGATCACTCCGAATACCATCAGGAATGAAGTGTTAATGACAGTCTTCTTTTgcaaaacaaaggaaaaagagaaTGAATGACTATTCCCACTTCATTGGATACCTAAAAGAGGCTCCATCTaagacattttatttttcaagCAAAAGCCTCATTCAGTGATTGAGGCACAGTTGATTGGTTGATTAATTGATTGAAAAGCTTTGTCCACTGATGTGGATATGCATAAAGACTTGCTTACTGCTTGGTTAATGTGTTCTTGCGTCCTTGTTGAAGATATCGATTTAGGTGGTTCCTACGGATCTTTTTCCTGTTTACCCTATGATTTGTGCTTTCTTGTAATGCATTATCTGGACGATCCATAGGGTTTTTTTCTTGTCTCATTCTCTCATCCATCTGGAAGTTCTCCCGTTGCTGAACTGCAAATGCAGGACTTTTGCATATTCTATATTGTATACTTCGTGCATGGTTGCTTTTTCTctgtgccttttatctatttccATGTGTTGTATGTCACTCTAAATGTGTATCTTTCTTATTGTTCTTATTCTTTTAATGAGTGTACTAATTAACAAAGTTTTTCTGCTTCTCAATTTCCTCTGTTCACCTATTGAAGGACTAGTGCGATATGATATTTTTCAAGTGCTAGGACTCTTTTGATGCGTCAATTTTTTTTCCCCTTCAGGAAGCATACAGGCAAAGCAATAATTTGTTACCTCCTGCCTGGGCTATAATGGCTATGATTATACTCGGTTTCAACGAATTCATGCTTCTTTTAAGGTTTTTATTTCTATTGCACTTTCTTTATTTATTCTGTACGTTCTCTTCAAGCTAATTCAGTTTCTGTTGTCACAGAAATCCGCTCTACCTCTTGGTGCTTTTTGTTGTATATTTGTTAGGGAAAGCTCTGTGGGTACAAATGAACATTCCTGGGGAGTTCCGAAATGGCATTGTGAGTAAAATAGCTGTTCCTTGTTTTCATTTATGGCTTTACTCTTTTCCTGAGCTTAAGATAGGTTGTTTGAACTAACTGATTCCTTGTCTGAACATCTGCTGTCTGTGTTTCCTTCGTTTAAAAGATAAAACATCTGAAACATAAAAGTTTTTAAAGATAGTGTCCCAACTCTGCTGCCTATGATCACACATAAATGGTTTTTCAAGATAGAGGTCACTATTGCACTATGACTTGTTTTCAGCTTTGTCTTAAGCACATCAAGAAATAAAATAAGTTGCAAGTGTAATTTTTCCACTGTGGATTCAAGATTGAATTAATTATTTCTTAACTATAGAAGAATGGGTCCCATTTGAGCCCCAAGCTTTGGTAGTGGTAAGAGCATAGCAAATGGTACGTGGGTTAGGCGCACACCACGATTCGAACTCTTCCGCAGACAAAAGCACGGTATTTAAATGGAGAAAGGTGTccattatcca contains:
- the LOC104217478 gene encoding protein ROOT HAIR DEFECTIVE 3 homolog 2-like isoform X2, which produces MEERGDDTTFEKQSALFALAVADVVLINMWCHDIGREQAANKPLLKTVFQVMMRLFSPRKTTLLFVIRDKTKTPLEYLEPILREDIQKIWDGVRKPQAHKDTPLSEFFNVEVTALPSYEEKEEQFKNQVAQLRQQFFHSISPGGLAGDRRGVVPASGFSYSAQQIWMVIKENKDLDLPAHKVMVATVRCEEIANEKFGSLMINEDWRALEHEVHEDAVRNFGRRLSSILDDFLSEYDAESVFFEENVRSLKRQQFLSKALQLVHPAFISQLGHLRDKSLEAFKTQLEQSLRRGEAFAASVRKCADSTIIEFDKGCSDAAVRHANWDASKVRDKLHRDIEAHASSVRNDKLSNLKATYEKQITAALAEPIESLFEVGGSDTWASIRKLLKRETDVAISCFSPALSGFELDQDTFDRMMQNLKDYARSVVEKKAREEAGKVLMRMKDRFNTVFSHDSDSMPRLWTGKEDIKSITKESRSESLKLLSVVAAIRLDEKPDRIESILFSRLLEGTFSIRDRDRGDSGDPLASSSWEEVSRENTLLTPVQCKSLWRQFMAETEYTVTQAISAQEAYRQSNNLLPPAWAIMAMIILGFNEFMLLLRNPLYLLVLFVVYLLGKALWVQMNIPGEFRNGILVGLISISSRFLPTVADLLRRLAAEAQGNPAPEASRTTHHVASQSFRSQVNSPNPVSSSVSSSSNISTENDFEYMSPQLTHRRVTQMEQEESS